Proteins from a genomic interval of Bradyrhizobium sp. CCGB01:
- a CDS encoding response regulator transcription factor, producing MYIIVDDRESVTNSYVGGLVREGVSSIGFSSGEFWDWLQSASESDLAAVDAFLLGDCDARGSLPRAMRKRSSAPIIAMSGQKMLKNTLELFESGVDDVVHVPIHLREILARTAAIARRRVGELPRPCETRIQVFFNGRDPEIAGHALTLPRRELRILEYMVSNHGKWITKTQIFNAVYGIFESTFDESVIESHVSKLRKKLRDRLGFDAIVARRYVGYRLDIPAGETTAIDVPMQELDEVGILLNRAHAAPAAYPAGN from the coding sequence ATGTATATCATCGTTGATGATCGCGAGAGCGTCACGAACAGCTACGTCGGAGGGCTCGTTCGCGAAGGTGTATCGTCGATCGGCTTCTCCTCCGGAGAATTCTGGGACTGGCTGCAATCTGCGAGTGAATCGGATCTGGCTGCGGTCGACGCCTTCCTCCTCGGGGATTGCGACGCCCGTGGAAGCCTGCCGCGGGCGATGCGCAAGCGCTCCTCGGCTCCCATCATCGCCATGAGCGGCCAGAAGATGCTCAAGAACACGCTTGAGCTGTTCGAATCGGGCGTCGACGACGTCGTTCATGTGCCGATTCACCTGCGCGAGATCCTCGCCCGAACGGCCGCAATCGCGCGCCGCCGGGTGGGCGAGCTGCCGAGGCCCTGCGAGACCAGGATCCAGGTCTTCTTCAACGGACGTGACCCCGAGATCGCGGGCCACGCCCTCACCCTGCCCCGCCGCGAGCTGCGCATTCTCGAATATATGGTCAGCAACCACGGCAAGTGGATCACCAAGACGCAGATCTTCAACGCGGTCTACGGCATCTTCGAGTCGACCTTCGACGAGAGCGTGATCGAGAGCCACGTCAGCAAGCTGCGCAAGAAACTCCGCGACCGCCTCGGCTTCGACGCGATCGTGGCCCGGCGCTACGTCGGATACCGCCTCGACATTCCGGCCGGCGAGACGACCGCCATCGACGTGCCGATGCAGGAACTGGACGAGGTCGGCATCCTCCTGAACAGGGCACATGCCGCCCCGGCGGCGTACCCGGCCGGAAACTGA
- a CDS encoding flagellar biosynthesis protein FlgN → MQAQEGAAALVVEQPVMDTEAMTMEVASGDALLPALLPNVGNDVVNDGTDEARSDEVRGLLSAIRRLENIVEEETVALATGQKIDFDDFSARKSRSMLEFVRLMRARMHLGSEVEITEEIQRLREKLERNRSILEMHYDAVREVATIIVKAIKDAESDGTYTGRTARDGK, encoded by the coding sequence ATGCAGGCACAAGAAGGCGCGGCGGCCCTGGTGGTGGAGCAGCCGGTCATGGACACCGAGGCGATGACGATGGAAGTTGCGTCGGGCGATGCACTATTGCCCGCGCTGCTGCCGAATGTCGGCAATGACGTGGTCAACGACGGCACTGACGAGGCGAGATCGGACGAGGTGCGCGGCTTGTTGTCTGCAATCCGCCGGCTCGAGAACATCGTCGAAGAAGAGACGGTCGCGCTCGCTACGGGCCAGAAGATCGATTTCGACGATTTCAGCGCCCGGAAGAGCCGGAGCATGCTCGAATTCGTCCGCCTGATGCGGGCACGGATGCATCTCGGCAGCGAGGTCGAGATCACCGAGGAGATCCAGCGGTTGCGCGAGAAGCTCGAGCGAAACCGTTCCATCCTCGAAATGCATTACGATGCGGTGCGCGAGGTCGCGACCATCATCGTCAAGGCGATCAAGGATGCCGAGTCCGACGGCACCTATACCGGCCGCACAGCACGGGACGGAAAATGA
- a CDS encoding rod-binding protein has translation MIVTATPDLVLDVLEAADPVAQRAATAKLDALKSSNADFAATMDAEVGKAKAATADQSVAKVAEAQSTAVNGPPVQVIKAPASGEVYRKFEAFILQTFVETMLPKESEEVFGKGTAGGVWKSMLAEQLGAQLAKGKGIGIAKQLAAAQPAGPDVTGKAGS, from the coding sequence ATGATCGTGACAGCGACACCCGACCTCGTTCTCGATGTTCTCGAGGCCGCCGATCCCGTGGCGCAGCGCGCGGCGACGGCGAAGCTCGATGCGCTGAAATCATCGAACGCCGATTTCGCCGCCACGATGGACGCGGAGGTCGGCAAGGCCAAGGCGGCGACTGCCGATCAATCCGTGGCGAAGGTGGCCGAGGCGCAGTCGACGGCTGTGAACGGACCGCCCGTGCAGGTGATCAAGGCGCCCGCATCCGGCGAGGTGTACCGGAAGTTCGAGGCGTTCATTCTCCAGACCTTCGTCGAGACGATGCTGCCGAAGGAGTCGGAGGAGGTCTTTGGCAAGGGCACGGCCGGCGGCGTCTGGAAGTCGATGCTGGCGGAGCAGCTCGGTGCTCAGCTGGCAAAGGGCAAGGGCATTGGCATTGCCAAGCAGCTCGCCGCTGCTCAGCCAGCGGGGCCTGACGTTACGGGGAAGGCCGGATCGTGA
- the fliR gene encoding flagellar biosynthesis protein FliR yields the protein MIAGLADSVLVTFIVFCRIGACLMLVPGYSSVNVPAQVRLFVALVTTFALTPILIAVLKPLTDNAAPLNLALLICSELVVGSVIGLGGRVFFLALQTMATVMASAIGLSNIPGTPVGDTDPAPALVPLIMAAVTTLFFMTDQHWQVLRGLMNSYDVWQPGNRIGGSMALDQLVGRLSEAFVLTLRITSPFIVYSVIVNLAVGLINKLTPAIPVYFISVPFVLFGGFLLLYLTSDELLTQFMLGVSSWLAE from the coding sequence GTGATCGCCGGCCTTGCCGACAGCGTGCTGGTCACGTTCATCGTGTTCTGCCGCATCGGCGCCTGCCTGATGCTCGTGCCCGGCTATTCCAGCGTCAACGTTCCGGCCCAGGTCCGCCTGTTCGTCGCGCTGGTCACCACGTTTGCGCTGACGCCGATCCTGATCGCGGTCCTGAAACCTCTGACCGACAACGCCGCGCCGTTGAATCTCGCGCTCCTGATCTGCTCCGAGCTCGTGGTCGGCAGCGTCATCGGGCTCGGCGGGCGCGTGTTCTTCCTCGCGCTCCAGACCATGGCGACCGTGATGGCGAGCGCGATCGGGCTGAGCAACATCCCGGGAACGCCGGTCGGCGACACCGATCCGGCGCCGGCCCTGGTGCCGCTGATCATGGCCGCCGTCACCACGCTGTTCTTCATGACCGATCAGCACTGGCAGGTCCTGCGCGGGCTGATGAACTCCTACGACGTCTGGCAGCCCGGCAACAGGATCGGCGGCAGCATGGCGCTCGACCAGCTCGTCGGCCGCCTGTCCGAGGCGTTCGTGCTGACGCTGCGGATCACGAGCCCCTTCATCGTCTACTCGGTCATCGTCAACCTCGCGGTCGGCCTGATCAACAAGCTGACGCCGGCGATTCCGGTCTATTTCATCTCGGTGCCCTTCGTGCTGTTCGGCGGCTTCCTGCTGCTCTACCTCACCAGCGACGAGCTCTTGACGCAGTTCATGCTCGGCGTCTCGTCGTGGCTGGCGGAGTGA
- the flhA gene encoding flagellar biosynthesis protein FlhA, translated as MADTLAASLPTPRRLGADAFFAGGIVAMLTILFLPIPPILIDLGLAISIALSALILMVALWIQRPLDFSAFPTVLLIATILRLALNVATTRLILSRGGEGEQAAGHVVAGFSKFVMGGDFVIGLIIFAILVTVNFVVITKGATRIAEVGARFTLDAIPGKQMAIDADLSAGLIDDKEAQRRRRELEEESAFFGAMDGASKFVRGDAIAGLIITAINIFGGIIIGVTHHGLTLSRAADVYTKLSVGDGLVSQMPALIVSLSAGLLVSKGGTRGSAEQAVLRQLGGYPRAVSAAALMMFVLGLMPGLPMAPFVLLGGVMAFVGYSLPKQQAALKQKEDARKADERAQAEAKDSVKESLKTAEIELSLGGHLSVHMLGSRTELAHRVSKIRKKFAKQYGFVVPEIKLSDNLSIDPKGYQIRIHDTRVAHGELRLGEVLVLVDKDGKPDVPGEEVIEPAFGMKALWVTEAFTDEVKRQGCKPVDNLSVLLTHLSEVLRANLAQLLSYKDMRGLLDRLEPEYKRLVEDLCPSQISYSGLLAILKILLAERVSIRNLHLILEAIAEIAPHVRRSEQVAEHVRTRLAQQICGDLSDNGVLNVVRLGNRWDLAFHQSLKRDAKGDVVEFDADPRLIEQFATEASAAIRKFTENGTSVVLAVTPEARPYVRMILERVFPTLPILSHVEVARSAEIRALGAVS; from the coding sequence ATGGCCGATACGTTAGCTGCTAGCCTGCCGACCCCGCGACGATTGGGGGCCGACGCGTTTTTCGCGGGCGGTATCGTGGCCATGCTCACGATCCTGTTTCTGCCCATACCGCCGATCCTGATCGACCTCGGACTTGCCATCTCGATCGCACTGTCGGCGCTGATCCTGATGGTTGCGCTGTGGATCCAGCGGCCGCTTGATTTTTCCGCGTTCCCGACCGTGCTGCTGATTGCGACGATCCTGCGCCTGGCGCTGAACGTCGCGACCACCCGTTTGATCCTGTCGCGCGGCGGGGAAGGCGAGCAGGCCGCGGGCCACGTCGTTGCCGGCTTCTCGAAATTCGTCATGGGCGGCGACTTCGTCATCGGCCTGATCATCTTCGCCATCCTGGTGACGGTGAACTTCGTCGTGATCACCAAGGGTGCAACGCGTATCGCCGAAGTCGGCGCCCGCTTCACGCTAGACGCCATCCCCGGCAAGCAGATGGCGATCGACGCCGATCTCTCCGCGGGCCTGATCGACGACAAGGAGGCGCAGCGCCGGCGCCGCGAGCTCGAAGAGGAAAGCGCGTTCTTCGGCGCCATGGACGGTGCCTCAAAATTCGTCCGCGGCGATGCCATTGCCGGCCTGATCATCACCGCGATCAACATCTTCGGTGGCATCATCATCGGCGTAACCCATCACGGCCTGACCCTGTCGCGCGCCGCCGACGTCTACACAAAACTCTCGGTCGGCGACGGTCTGGTATCGCAGATGCCGGCCCTGATCGTGTCCCTGTCGGCGGGCCTGCTGGTCTCGAAGGGCGGCACCAGGGGCTCGGCGGAGCAGGCCGTGCTACGGCAGCTCGGCGGCTATCCCCGCGCGGTATCTGCCGCCGCGCTGATGATGTTCGTGCTCGGCCTGATGCCGGGTCTGCCGATGGCGCCCTTTGTGCTGCTCGGCGGCGTCATGGCCTTCGTCGGCTATTCGCTGCCGAAGCAGCAGGCGGCCTTGAAGCAGAAGGAAGATGCGCGCAAGGCCGACGAGCGCGCCCAGGCCGAGGCCAAGGACTCCGTCAAGGAGTCGCTCAAGACCGCGGAGATCGAGCTGTCGCTCGGCGGTCATCTTTCGGTTCACATGCTGGGCTCGCGCACCGAGCTTGCGCACCGGGTCAGCAAGATCCGGAAGAAGTTCGCGAAGCAGTATGGTTTCGTGGTTCCCGAGATCAAGCTCAGCGACAACCTGTCGATCGATCCCAAGGGATACCAGATCAGGATCCACGACACGCGCGTCGCCCATGGCGAGCTCCGGCTCGGCGAGGTGCTGGTGCTCGTCGACAAGGACGGCAAGCCCGACGTGCCCGGCGAAGAGGTGATCGAACCCGCTTTCGGCATGAAGGCGCTGTGGGTGACGGAGGCGTTCACCGACGAGGTCAAGCGTCAGGGCTGCAAACCCGTGGACAATCTGTCGGTTCTGCTCACGCATCTGAGTGAAGTGCTCAGGGCAAATCTCGCGCAGCTGCTGTCGTACAAGGACATGCGCGGGCTGCTCGACCGTCTCGAACCCGAATACAAGCGCCTGGTCGAGGATCTCTGCCCGTCGCAGATCTCCTATTCGGGCCTGCTGGCGATCCTGAAGATCCTGCTGGCCGAGCGCGTGTCGATCCGAAACCTCCATCTGATCCTGGAGGCCATTGCCGAGATCGCACCCCATGTCCGGCGCTCCGAGCAGGTCGCAGAGCATGTGCGGACGCGCCTTGCCCAGCAGATTTGCGGCGACCTCTCCGACAACGGCGTGCTGAATGTCGTCCGCCTCGGCAATCGCTGGGACCTGGCGTTCCACCAGAGCCTGAAGCGCGACGCCAAGGGCGACGTCGTCGAGTTCGACGCCGACCCGCGCCTGATCGAGCAATTCGCGACCGAAGCCAGTGCCGCGATCCGCAAATTCACCGAGAACGGCACCAGCGTGGTTCTGGCGGTGACCCCCGAAGCCCGCCCCTATGTCCGGATGATCCTGGAGCGCGTGTTTCCGACCTTGCCGATCCTCTCGCATGTCGAGGTCGCCCGCAGTGCCGAGATCAGGGCGCTCGGAGCCGTCTCGTGA
- the fliQ gene encoding flagellar biosynthesis protein FliQ, which translates to MNERDALDIVQAAIWTIIVASGPAVGAAMLVGTAIALIQALTQIQEVTLTFVPKIIVILLVVAVSGSFIGAHLSTFTELVYSRIEHGF; encoded by the coding sequence ATGAACGAGAGGGACGCCCTCGACATCGTCCAGGCGGCGATCTGGACCATCATCGTCGCCTCCGGCCCCGCCGTCGGCGCCGCGATGCTTGTCGGCACCGCCATTGCGCTGATCCAGGCGCTGACCCAGATCCAGGAGGTGACGCTGACCTTCGTTCCGAAGATCATCGTCATTCTCCTGGTCGTTGCCGTCTCCGGTTCCTTCATCGGCGCGCATCTCTCCACCTTCACCGAGCTGGTCTATTCGCGGATCGAGCACGGCTTCTGA
- the flgD gene encoding flagellar hook assembly protein FlgD, whose protein sequence is MNVTSATDSTSKSSSTNSTTTTASNTVDYNTFLQLLVAEMKNQDPTNPMDTSQYMSQFAQLSTVEQAMQTNSKLDALLSSQSLSQANGLIGKTVSFTDSTGATFSGKVTSISINSDGSIATLENGTKVAVGPGLTISQS, encoded by the coding sequence ATGAACGTCACCAGCGCGACCGACAGCACCAGCAAGTCCAGTTCGACCAACTCCACCACGACCACGGCGAGCAACACCGTCGATTACAATACGTTTCTTCAGCTCCTCGTCGCCGAGATGAAGAACCAGGATCCGACCAATCCGATGGACACCTCGCAATATATGAGCCAGTTCGCCCAGCTCTCGACGGTCGAGCAGGCCATGCAGACCAATTCGAAGCTGGATGCGCTGCTGTCCTCGCAGTCGCTGTCACAGGCCAATGGGCTGATCGGGAAAACCGTCAGCTTCACCGACTCGACCGGGGCGACCTTCAGCGGCAAAGTCACTTCGATCTCGATCAACAGCGACGGCTCCATCGCGACGCTCGAGAACGGCACGAAGGTCGCGGTCGGACCCGGACTCACGATCAGCCAGTCATGA
- the flbT gene encoding flagellar biosynthesis repressor FlbT — translation MKVSLRAGERIYINGAVLRVDRKVSVELVNDVMFLLEGQVMQASDATTAMRQLYFIVQLMLMNPTDIGAAAALYGEHHASLLAVCESREMLDGLAAIHELVGTTRYFEALKRIRALFPVEDAILAGLAGATTEIPFEAA, via the coding sequence ATGAAAGTATCCTTGCGGGCGGGCGAACGCATTTACATTAACGGCGCGGTGCTGCGCGTGGACCGCAAGGTCTCCGTCGAGCTCGTCAACGACGTGATGTTCCTGCTCGAAGGGCAGGTCATGCAGGCTTCCGACGCCACCACGGCGATGCGGCAGCTCTACTTCATCGTCCAGCTCATGCTGATGAACCCGACGGATATCGGCGCGGCAGCGGCGCTCTATGGCGAGCATCATGCGTCCCTGCTCGCGGTTTGCGAGAGCCGCGAGATGCTCGACGGGCTCGCCGCGATCCACGAGCTGGTCGGAACGACACGTTATTTCGAGGCGCTCAAGCGGATCCGGGCGCTGTTTCCGGTGGAGGACGCCATCCTGGCCGGTCTCGCCGGCGCCACCACCGAGATTCCATTCGAGGCTGCCTGA
- the flaF gene encoding flagellar biosynthesis regulator FlaF, producing MTFEAYGAVVDDSGYEARGRERQALSLGIDRLERLQGGRFSREDQVESLLYVRRLWTIFIEDLAHPENGLPEKLRADIISIGLWVVKEADRLREERSNDVMQLIEINRMIRDAL from the coding sequence ATGACGTTTGAAGCCTATGGAGCGGTCGTCGACGATAGCGGCTATGAGGCGCGGGGCCGCGAGCGGCAGGCGCTCAGTCTCGGCATCGACCGGCTCGAGCGGCTCCAGGGAGGGCGCTTCAGCCGCGAGGACCAGGTCGAGAGCCTGCTCTATGTGCGGCGGCTGTGGACGATCTTCATCGAGGATCTGGCGCATCCGGAGAACGGCCTCCCCGAGAAGCTGCGCGCCGACATCATCTCGATCGGCTTGTGGGTCGTCAAGGAAGCCGACCGCCTGCGCGAGGAGAGGTCGAACGACGTGATGCAGCTCATCGAAATCAACCGCATGATCCGAGACGCGCTTTAA
- a CDS encoding flagellar hook-associated family protein → MMSANYISTLMLSSSLRSSITNNQAALTKASKEATTGRFADVGLELGATTGNDVTLRADFSFADQLVDTNGLVSGRLDTTQNRITQLNTTATSFLKDLIAARSTDGGGRIILPPASSNLQDLIGALNVSYNGSYLFSGINTQNTPITAYTAGSASKNQVDADFLATFGFSQSSPSVNTITPAQMQTFLDTTFDAEFASPAWNTNWSSATDQVMQSRISTTEIADTSVSANQAGFRKLAEAYTMMADLGNANLDQATFQVVVDKAIGLVGNAITDLAALGGSVGTVQQRVTGATDKLKTQQDILNKQIVGMEAVDPTEASVRVNTLQTQIQTALALTSQLQKLSLVNYL, encoded by the coding sequence ATGATGAGCGCCAACTATATCTCGACCTTGATGCTGTCTTCGTCGTTGAGGTCCTCGATCACGAACAACCAGGCTGCGCTGACCAAGGCCTCGAAGGAAGCCACCACCGGCCGCTTCGCCGATGTTGGCCTCGAACTCGGTGCCACGACGGGAAACGACGTCACGCTGCGGGCGGATTTCAGCTTCGCCGATCAGCTCGTCGATACCAACGGGCTCGTCTCGGGCCGCCTGGACACGACACAGAACCGGATCACCCAACTCAATACGACAGCAACGTCCTTCCTCAAGGACCTGATCGCGGCCCGCAGCACCGACGGCGGCGGGCGGATCATCCTGCCGCCTGCGTCGTCCAACCTCCAGGACCTGATCGGCGCGCTGAACGTCTCCTATAACGGTTCGTATCTCTTCTCGGGCATCAACACGCAGAACACGCCGATCACGGCTTACACCGCGGGCTCGGCCAGCAAGAACCAGGTCGACGCCGATTTCCTCGCGACCTTCGGCTTCTCGCAATCCTCGCCCAGCGTGAACACCATCACCCCGGCGCAGATGCAGACCTTCCTCGACACCACTTTCGATGCCGAGTTCGCGAGCCCGGCCTGGAACACCAACTGGTCATCGGCCACCGACCAGGTCATGCAAAGCCGTATCTCCACGACCGAGATCGCCGATACGTCAGTGAGCGCCAACCAGGCCGGCTTCCGCAAGCTCGCCGAGGCCTACACCATGATGGCGGATCTCGGGAATGCGAACCTGGACCAGGCGACGTTCCAGGTCGTCGTGGACAAGGCCATCGGGCTCGTCGGTAACGCCATCACGGACCTCGCTGCGCTCGGCGGCAGCGTCGGCACGGTCCAGCAGCGGGTCACCGGCGCCACCGACAAGCTCAAGACGCAGCAGGACATTCTGAACAAACAGATCGTCGGTATGGAGGCGGTCGACCCGACCGAGGCCTCGGTCCGGGTCAACACACTGCAGACGCAGATCCAGACGGCACTTGCGCTCACCTCGCAGCTTCAGAAGCTCAGCCTCGTCAATTATCTCTGA
- the flgK gene encoding flagellar hook-associated protein FlgK yields the protein MSLTAALDSARASLMASGIQSSTISRNIAGASAAGYSRKIAVLDNLPNAGVYVAAIQRAASSGLYNNVLIATSSSAKQSAIYDGLQTISASTVDDPDLGQSPAAQLSKLKQALQQYANAPDNTTLAQAAVTSAKDMATALNQATKTVQTVRQGADADMATSVTNINQLLSQFDKVNTAIVKGTITGDDVTDYLDQRDTIVSKLSEEVGVSMTLRANGDAALYTDSGVVLFDKTARSVSFAATNIYTAGTTGNAVYIDGVPVTGANSVMPIKTGKLAGLAQLRDNATVTYQSQLDEVARGLVEAFKEVDQSGAALPDVPGLFTYPGAPAMPASATVSVGLAGLISVAASVDPAQGGNPNLLRDGAISGNVAYRYNTAGSGGYSTRLQQLIGNMDAAQPFDATTQGKPMGSLIDFAASSTSWIENQRKTADDNVTYQKTLLDRSTAALSNVSGVNMDDEMSLMLQVERTYSASSKIISTVDQMLQSLLAAVGN from the coding sequence ATGTCCCTTACCGCTGCTCTCGACTCCGCTCGCGCCTCGCTCATGGCGTCCGGTATCCAGTCGTCGACCATCTCGCGCAACATCGCCGGCGCCAGCGCCGCCGGCTATTCGCGCAAGATCGCCGTTCTGGACAATTTGCCCAATGCCGGCGTCTATGTCGCGGCGATCCAGCGTGCCGCCAGCTCGGGTCTCTACAACAACGTCTTGATCGCGACCTCGTCGTCCGCCAAGCAGAGTGCGATCTATGACGGTCTTCAGACGATATCGGCCTCGACTGTGGACGATCCCGATCTCGGGCAGTCGCCGGCCGCCCAGCTCAGCAAGCTGAAGCAGGCGCTCCAGCAATATGCCAACGCCCCGGACAACACCACGCTGGCGCAGGCGGCGGTCACGTCCGCCAAGGACATGGCGACCGCGCTCAACCAGGCCACCAAGACCGTGCAGACGGTGCGCCAGGGTGCGGACGCCGATATGGCGACTTCGGTCACCAATATCAATCAGTTGCTCAGCCAGTTCGATAAGGTCAACACGGCGATCGTGAAGGGGACGATCACCGGTGACGACGTCACCGACTACCTGGATCAGCGCGACACCATCGTCTCGAAGCTGTCGGAGGAGGTCGGCGTCTCGATGACGCTTCGTGCCAACGGCGACGCGGCGCTGTACACCGACAGCGGCGTCGTTCTGTTCGACAAGACGGCGCGCTCGGTCAGCTTCGCGGCGACCAATATCTATACGGCTGGCACGACGGGCAATGCGGTCTATATCGACGGTGTCCCGGTCACCGGCGCCAATTCGGTGATGCCGATCAAGACCGGCAAGCTCGCGGGCCTTGCCCAGTTGCGCGACAACGCCACGGTCACGTATCAGAGCCAGCTCGACGAAGTCGCACGCGGCCTTGTCGAAGCCTTCAAGGAAGTCGACCAGTCCGGCGCGGCGCTGCCGGATGTGCCCGGCCTTTTCACCTATCCGGGTGCGCCGGCGATGCCGGCGAGCGCGACAGTCTCGGTCGGCCTGGCCGGCTTGATCAGTGTTGCCGCGTCGGTCGATCCGGCGCAGGGCGGCAACCCCAATCTGTTGCGCGATGGCGCGATCAGCGGCAATGTTGCATACCGATACAACACCGCCGGCAGCGGCGGCTACTCGACCCGGCTGCAGCAGCTCATCGGCAACATGGATGCGGCGCAGCCGTTCGATGCGACCACGCAAGGCAAGCCGATGGGCAGCTTGATCGACTTCGCGGCGTCATCGACGAGCTGGATCGAAAACCAGCGCAAGACCGCGGACGACAACGTCACCTACCAGAAAACGCTGCTCGACCGCAGCACCGCGGCGCTTTCGAACGTCAGCGGCGTCAACATGGACGACGAGATGTCCTTGATGCTTCAGGTCGAACGTACCTATTCGGCGTCGTCGAAGATCATCTCGACCGTCGACCAGATGTTGCAGAGCCTTCTGGCTGCCGTGGGGAACTAA
- a CDS encoding flagellar hook protein FlgE, with translation MSLYGIMRTGVSGMSAQSNKLSTVSDNIANVNTTGYKRASTEFSSLILKSGSGNYDSGAVETTVRYAISDAGHTQFTTSTTDLAVQGNGFFVVSNAANTQQFLTRAGSFVPDSQGNLVNAAGYYLLGQPGLVTNFSQNSLAGMQIVNIAQVSQVPVPSTAGTLTTGNLDPKAAVIAGPPGPASYSSKSSIVAYNNIGQAVTLDVYMSHTATAAGSDTWQIQVYDSATGTSLAPATTFTFDTTAAGKGALAAASPTGLTVTVPGGAPLAMDLSNMTQVGTDFSFKATVNGSVPSAIDKVDVDEAGHVTAVLKNGQQLTLYTLMLADVASPDNLTPEPGNVYSTNANSGNAQAANAGTGGLGTIQNGALEDSNVDLADELTGMIEAQRGFTANSKSFQTGADLLDVVVNLKR, from the coding sequence ATGAGCCTCTACGGCATTATGCGCACCGGCGTTTCCGGCATGTCTGCGCAGTCCAACAAGCTGTCGACGGTCTCGGACAATATCGCGAACGTCAACACCACCGGCTACAAGCGGGCTTCGACCGAATTCTCCTCCCTGATCCTGAAGAGCGGCTCGGGCAATTACGACTCCGGCGCGGTCGAGACGACCGTCCGTTACGCCATCAGCGACGCCGGGCATACGCAATTCACCACGTCGACCACGGACCTCGCCGTCCAGGGCAACGGATTCTTCGTGGTCTCGAACGCCGCCAACACGCAGCAGTTCCTGACGCGCGCCGGCTCGTTCGTGCCTGACAGCCAGGGCAATCTGGTCAACGCCGCCGGCTACTATCTTCTGGGTCAGCCCGGCCTCGTGACCAATTTTTCGCAGAACAGCCTGGCCGGCATGCAGATCGTCAACATCGCCCAGGTCTCGCAGGTGCCGGTGCCGTCGACGGCGGGGACGCTCACGACCGGCAATCTGGATCCGAAAGCGGCCGTCATTGCCGGCCCGCCCGGTCCGGCCTCTTACTCTTCGAAGAGCTCGATCGTGGCTTACAACAATATCGGCCAGGCCGTGACGCTCGACGTCTATATGTCCCATACCGCGACGGCCGCCGGCTCAGACACCTGGCAGATTCAGGTCTATGACTCCGCGACGGGTACCTCGCTTGCTCCCGCCACCACTTTCACCTTCGACACCACGGCGGCCGGAAAGGGTGCGCTGGCCGCGGCGAGCCCGACGGGCCTCACCGTGACCGTTCCCGGCGGCGCGCCGCTCGCCATGGATCTGTCGAACATGACGCAGGTCGGGACCGATTTCAGCTTCAAGGCAACCGTCAACGGCAGCGTTCCGTCGGCCATCGACAAGGTCGACGTCGACGAGGCGGGCCATGTGACGGCGGTCCTCAAGAACGGCCAGCAGCTGACGCTCTACACGCTCATGCTTGCCGACGTCGCGAGCCCTGACAATCTCACGCCCGAGCCGGGCAACGTCTATTCGACCAACGCGAATTCCGGCAACGCGCAGGCCGCGAATGCCGGCACCGGCGGGCTCGGTACGATCCAGAACGGCGCGCTGGAAGACTCCAACGTCGATCTCGCGGACGAGCTCACCGGGATGATCGAGGCGCAGCGCGGCTTCACCGCGAACTCGAAATCGTTCCAGACCGGTGCCGACCTGCTCGACGTCGTCGTCAACCTGAAGCGCTGA
- a CDS encoding transglycosylase SLT domain-containing protein, which translates to MTRTWARRFAAALFICNAGAAAAATDNARPCEREMARASQQHGIPLGILYAVGLTETGRRGALYPYALGADGQTVFAKDMNDAIANFEAMRSKGIKLIDLGCMQINHYYHGDKFASVRAMFDPAKNVEYAARFLKELKQREGSWTMAVARYNAGPNNQPAQKRYVCHIVAHLVSSGFGAWTDKARSFCQPKTTS; encoded by the coding sequence ATGACCAGGACGTGGGCCCGCAGATTCGCCGCGGCCCTGTTTATCTGTAACGCGGGCGCCGCCGCAGCGGCGACCGACAACGCACGGCCCTGCGAGCGCGAGATGGCGCGCGCATCGCAGCAGCACGGGATTCCGCTCGGCATTCTCTATGCCGTCGGCCTCACCGAGACCGGACGGCGCGGCGCGCTCTATCCTTACGCGCTCGGCGCCGACGGCCAGACCGTGTTCGCCAAGGACATGAACGATGCGATCGCGAATTTCGAGGCGATGCGCAGCAAGGGCATCAAGCTGATCGACCTCGGCTGCATGCAGATCAACCACTATTATCACGGCGACAAGTTCGCTTCGGTGCGCGCGATGTTCGATCCCGCCAAGAACGTCGAATACGCCGCACGCTTCCTGAAGGAGCTGAAGCAGCGCGAGGGCAGCTGGACCATGGCGGTCGCCCGCTACAACGCCGGCCCCAACAATCAGCCTGCGCAGAAGCGCTACGTCTGTCACATCGTCGCTCATCTGGTCTCGAGCGGCTTCGGCGCGTGGACCGACAAGGCGCGTTCCTTCTGTCAGCCGAAGACAACGTCATAA